CATAATTCATTAAAACATAATCAGCTATCCACAAAGGAACTTTTTCTCCATTCACAGGATTTATAACATGCCATCCTGTATCTATTCCATTTTTTTCTTTACCTTCTGCAGTTCTTTCTATAATATCTGTATTTTTCATAGCTTCTATTTTTTCTTTTAAGCTATCATTTTCAGCAATTACTTTCCCAACAATAGGATGTTCTGGAGCTACAACTGCATAAGTTACACCATAAATAGTATCTATTCTTGTTGTGAACATTGGCAATTTTTCTCCAGTTTCTTCAACAGTAAAAACTATTTCTGTTCCATAAGATTTTCCAATCCAGTTTTTTTGCATTGCAAGAACTTTATCAGGCCATCCCCCTTTAAGTTCCTTATGTCCTTCTAATAATTCATCTGCATAATCTGTTATTTTAAAGAACCATTGTTCTAAATCTTTTTGAATTACTTGAGTTTTTGAGTGTCTCCAACATTTTCCATCTTCAACTTGCTCATTAGCTAGAACTGTTTGGCAATCTGGACACCAGTTAACTGTAGATTTCTTTTTATAAATCAATCCTTTTTCATAAAACTTTTTAAACATCCATTGATTCCATTTATAATATTCTGGAGTGTAACTAGCTATTTCTCTATCCCAATCATATGATAAGCCCATTAATTTCAACTGTCTTTTCATATTTTTTATATTTGACTTTGTCCAAAGATCTGGATGAACTCCATTTTGAATAGCTGCATTTTCAGCTGGAAGTCCAAAAGAATCCCATCCCATAGGTTGGAGAACGTTATAGCCTTTCATTCTTTTATATCTTGAAATTACATCTCCTATTGTATAATTTCTTGCATGTCCAACATGTAATTTTCCAGAAGGATAAGGCAGCATAACTAAAACATAATAATTTTCTTTATTATCAACTGTATTTTCAGTTTTAAAGAGATTATTTTTGTTCCATTTTTCTTGCCATTTTTCTTCAACTTCTCTAAAATTGTATTCTTTCATTTCTTCCTCCTATATATTTTTCAAGCTTTTCAACCATTTTTTTACTTTTAATTTTATTCTTTGATATGTGTTATCTATTGTTTTATTTGATTTATCTAAAATTTCTGCTATTTCCCCATAGGAATAACCTTGTATTAGGTATTTCAATACATTTTTCTCTAAATCACTAAAATGTTTTTCAGAATAAGTTTTAAATTCTTGCATTAACTCTTTATATATAAAAATTTCTTCTGCATTTGGGGCCTTCTCTTTAAAAATTTTTTCTTTTATATTTTCATCACTACTAGTATATATAACATTTAGTACTTGATTTTTTTTAGAATTAGAATTTTTTAACGCTGATATTATTTGTCTTCTCATACACATAATAACAAAGGTTTTAAAGGATACCTCTCTATTAAAATCAAAACTTTTAATTCCTTTTAATAAACCTATCATGCCTTCTTGAATTAAATCTTCTCTTTCTCCATCTATTAAATAATAATTTTTTGTATTCATATAGATATATTTTTCATATTTTTTTAATAATATTTCAAAACTCTCATTATCTCCTGATTTAGCTTTTATCAAAGCTTCAATTTCAAATGAATCCATGATACCCCCTATTATATTTAGTAAACAAATTTAGCTATTTCTGATAACAATATTCCCCCTGCAACAGAAACGTTTAGGGAATTTATTTTTCCATGCATTGGTATTTTGATCAATACATCACAATTATCTTTAACTTTTTTTCTTATACCAAATCCTTCACTACCTAATATTAGTATAGTTTTTTCAGGATATTTCTCCTCATTATAATTAATTGCTCCACTACCTTCTGCTCCATATACCCAGTAACCTAATTTTTTAAATTTATCTAATGTTTGTGAAATATTTACAACTTTTATAATATCAACATATTCTATGGCTCCTGTTGACGTTTTTACAACAGTTTCATTAATTTTCACTGAGTTTCTTTCAGGAATAACTATTCCTGAAACACCAAAAATTTCTGCACTTCTTATAATTGCTCCAAAATTTCTAGGATCTTGAACTCCATCTAAAACCAATATAATATCTTTTTTCTTAGGAGCTACTTTTTCTATAAATTCCCCTATTTCTTTATAGTAATCATAGGCTGAAATATAAGCTACAACTCCTTGAGAATTATCTACTTTTTTCTTTATGAATTGTACTCTGATATTTCTTTGAGATGCTTTTCTTTTTATAAGACTCACTTTTTCTTCTCTCAGTCCTTGAAATATTTCTATTTTTTCTATATCCTTTTCTTTATTTTCTAAAACTTCTATTACTGGATTTAACCCTATTATTTTTTCCATATTTCTCCCTTTATATTTCTTCTTTTATTCTTGAAATATTTCCACCAACAGCTCTTAATCTAACCTCTAGAGATTCATAACCTCTGTCTATATGGTATATTCTATTTACAATTGTTTCTCCATCTGACTTTAGTGCTGCTAGAACTAACGCTGCTCCAGCTCTTAAATCACTAGCCATAACTTTAGCCGCTGAAAATTCCTTTATACCTTTTATTATTGCTATATTTTTTTCTACAATAATGTTTGCTCCCATCCTATTTAATTCAGGAACATGCATAAATCTATTTTCAAAAATTGTTTCTTTAATTTCACTAGTTCCATTAACTAAACACATTAATGTCATTAATGGCGATTGTAAATCAGTTGGAAATCCAGGATAAGGCATTGTTGTTACTTTAGTCCCTGTCATATCTTCTATTTTTGATTTAACAATAAATAGTCCATTAGAATCAAATTCATATTGTAGACCCATTTCTGAAAGTTTTACTAAAAAACTCTCTAAACATTCTGGCTCTACCCCATCAATTTTAATTGTTCCATTAAACATTATTGATGCAATTATAAATGTTCCAGCAACTATTCTATCTGGCATTATAGAATATTCACAAGGAATTAGTTTCTCAACTCCTTCTATTTCTAATCTACCAGTTCCCATTCCTGATATTTTTGCCCCCATTTTATTTAAAAAATTGCATAGGTCTGTAATTTCAGGCTCTCTTGCTATATTTTCTATAACTGTTTTTCCTTTGGCTTTAACTGCAGCTATAATTATATTTTCACTAGCACCAACACTTGGGAAATCTAGTATTATTTTGCTTCCTTGTAAATACCCTTTTTCAACTTCCCCTTGAACATATCCATGATCTATTGAAATTTTTGCTCCTAAAGCCTCAAATCCTTTTAAATGTAAATCTACAGGTCTAGCTCCTATTGCGCATCCTCCTGGTAAGGAAACCTTTGCTTTTCCACCATTTGCCAACATTGGCCCCATAACCAAAAAAGAAGCTCTCATTTTTTTCACTAGCTCATAGGAAGCTTCTATATTTTTTATTCCATCATTAATAATCTTATAAGAATTTTCATCTAATTTTTCTATTGTTAACCCTAAACTTTCTAAGAGTTTTATTAATGTCCTTATATCCATAAGACTTGGAACATTTTTTAATACATATACCCCTTTTTCTATTAATGTTGCTATAAATATAGGTAATGATGCATTTTTTGAACCTTCAACTTTCAATGTTCCTTCAATTTTCTTCCCACCAACTATTCTAAAAGCTTCAACGCTCATTATCTTTCTCCCCTTCTTCCTTGCATATTGGACATTTTACACCGAACAATTTATCTAGAAATTTTATTTCAGAGAATTTTTCAACTTTCTCTGAAAATTTATTTTTTAATAAATAGAAATGTTTTTTACATATTTTTTTTCCCTCATATTTTTCATATATGGGATTTAAACCTTTTTCTATATATCTTTCTTCTTCACTTTCTAAAATTATATCTTCTTTTTCATTTTCAAAAGCTTCTTTAGAAACTAAAACCATTCCAATATCCCCTGAAAAAGAAATTCCATCTACTAATCTATAACTTAATCCTATTTTTTCAGCATACTTTATATACTCTCTTACATTTTTAAGATTTACTTGCCTGTTTATTTTTAAAAGAGTTGCGTCTTTTCTATTCATTAAATCTAGAAATTTTTGATTGCTTTTTCCATTTAAACTTTTCTTTTTTGCCGCTATTATTATATTTTCTTTAAATTCTCCCAAATAATAATTTTTTTCTATTTGTAATTTTTGGAGTTTTACCCTTACTTTTTCTTTTTCATCAAATATCTCCATTTAAGAACTTCCCTTCTATTCATTGCTTTTTTACAATAATTATAACATAAAATGTTCAACATTAAAATAAAATTGGTTGCAATAAAAAAAAATGCTATAATTAATTTATAGATACATTATTTTATTAATAGGAGTTTATTATGAATATTTTTAAATTTTATTTATTTTATGCATTTTTATTCTTATCTTTTTCTATTAATTCTTTCTCTGAAAAAATAAATATCACCTTTAACTTTAATGTTCCCAATGGTTATATTTATTATGATGAAAAAATCGAACCTATTCTATTTAAAAATAACACAGCTTCTTTAAAAATTGAAAAGGGAAATTATACATTTGTATTTTCTGATATTAATAATAATTTAATAAAAAAAAATATTCCTATTTTTAAATCTAAAGAATACAAAATCAGATTTTTGGAAAAAGATATAAAAAAAATTAAAGGAAAAATTTTAAGTGAGGACTTCAAACCAATTTCTAACTGTAAAATTGAAATTACAAATAGAAAAAAAACACAAATTATTACCAGTGATAGTTTTGGTAATTTTCAAATGGTCCCTTTAAAGGGTATTAATCTTATAAAAATAAGCAAACCTGATTATTGTTCTAAAATTGCTATTCGAAATTTTAAGTCATCTAGTTCTTCAAATGTTTTCATACTAAGTAAACAAAACTATTCTATTCTTGGAACTATCATTAATGATGTTTTTCCAATTAAAAATATACCCATTTATCTTTTTTCTCAAAATGGATCTCTTCTAAAAAAAACACAAACTGATATAGATGGAAATTTCTCTATAACTAATATAGCTTCAAAAAATTGTTATATTTTCATTCCAGAAACTAAAAAATT
This genomic stretch from Fusobacterium sp. IOR10 harbors:
- a CDS encoding sigma-70 family RNA polymerase sigma factor; translation: MDSFEIEALIKAKSGDNESFEILLKKYEKYIYMNTKNYYLIDGEREDLIQEGMIGLLKGIKSFDFNREVSFKTFVIMCMRRQIISALKNSNSKKNQVLNVIYTSSDENIKEKIFKEKAPNAEEIFIYKELMQEFKTYSEKHFSDLEKNVLKYLIQGYSYGEIAEILDKSNKTIDNTYQRIKLKVKKWLKSLKNI
- the rlmB gene encoding 23S rRNA (guanosine(2251)-2'-O)-methyltransferase RlmB, with product MEKIIGLNPVIEVLENKEKDIEKIEIFQGLREEKVSLIKRKASQRNIRVQFIKKKVDNSQGVVAYISAYDYYKEIGEFIEKVAPKKKDIILVLDGVQDPRNFGAIIRSAEIFGVSGIVIPERNSVKINETVVKTSTGAIEYVDIIKVVNISQTLDKFKKLGYWVYGAEGSGAINYNEEKYPEKTILILGSEGFGIRKKVKDNCDVLIKIPMHGKINSLNVSVAGGILLSEIAKFVY
- the murA gene encoding UDP-N-acetylglucosamine 1-carboxyvinyltransferase, producing the protein MSVEAFRIVGGKKIEGTLKVEGSKNASLPIFIATLIEKGVYVLKNVPSLMDIRTLIKLLESLGLTIEKLDENSYKIINDGIKNIEASYELVKKMRASFLVMGPMLANGGKAKVSLPGGCAIGARPVDLHLKGFEALGAKISIDHGYVQGEVEKGYLQGSKIILDFPSVGASENIIIAAVKAKGKTVIENIAREPEITDLCNFLNKMGAKISGMGTGRLEIEGVEKLIPCEYSIMPDRIVAGTFIIASIMFNGTIKIDGVEPECLESFLVKLSEMGLQYEFDSNGLFIVKSKIEDMTGTKVTTMPYPGFPTDLQSPLMTLMCLVNGTSEIKETIFENRFMHVPELNRMGANIIVEKNIAIIKGIKEFSAAKVMASDLRAGAALVLAALKSDGETIVNRIYHIDRGYESLEVRLRAVGGNISRIKEEI
- a CDS encoding DUF1694 domain-containing protein, translating into MEIFDEKEKVRVKLQKLQIEKNYYLGEFKENIIIAAKKKSLNGKSNQKFLDLMNRKDATLLKINRQVNLKNVREYIKYAEKIGLSYRLVDGISFSGDIGMVLVSKEAFENEKEDIILESEEERYIEKGLNPIYEKYEGKKICKKHFYLLKNKFSEKVEKFSEIKFLDKLFGVKCPICKEEGEKDNER